A window from Kovacikia minuta CCNUW1 encodes these proteins:
- a CDS encoding PRC-barrel domain-containing protein: MASEEIRQRSDILGTLVVTRDTGKKLGVVSQLWVDIDQREVVALSLRPNLLYGTPQPMFLSSIRQIGDVILVDDENVIEDIDVESYSNLINCEVITETGELLGKVRGFKFDVDSGGLTALTIASIGLPLIPDQVVSTYELPVDEIVSSGPDRLIVFEGAEERLVQLSVGVLERLGIGRAPWERDDEIDYVTPVRADNQLPTGLRTPISTPIRQKEPAVQETWDDDNWGEPEPKQLRQQQRRAEPLYYGDEEEDNWSEASGRDQYDDRYPEKYEKYPEPKAYQEAYEDLEDDAWADQEQKTYNPPRVNIPEKQKAPEYEEEGY, encoded by the coding sequence ATGGCATCTGAAGAAATCCGCCAACGCTCTGACATTCTTGGCACTCTAGTCGTTACCCGCGACACGGGTAAAAAGCTAGGAGTGGTTAGTCAACTTTGGGTTGATATCGACCAACGAGAAGTGGTTGCACTTAGTCTCCGCCCAAATCTGCTCTATGGAACTCCCCAACCCATGTTTTTGAGCAGCATTCGGCAAATTGGCGATGTCATTTTGGTTGATGACGAAAATGTGATTGAGGATATCGATGTCGAATCCTACAGCAACCTGATCAACTGCGAAGTGATTACCGAGACGGGGGAACTTCTGGGAAAAGTTCGCGGTTTCAAATTCGATGTTGATAGCGGTGGGCTGACTGCGTTGACGATCGCATCCATCGGATTGCCCCTGATCCCGGATCAGGTTGTGAGTACTTATGAGTTGCCGGTAGACGAAATTGTCAGCAGCGGCCCCGATCGTCTGATTGTGTTTGAAGGGGCTGAGGAACGACTGGTTCAACTTTCTGTTGGAGTTCTAGAGCGCCTGGGTATTGGTCGGGCACCCTGGGAGCGGGACGATGAAATTGATTATGTCACGCCCGTTCGTGCTGACAATCAACTTCCAACTGGGCTGCGCACCCCCATATCCACCCCAATCCGACAGAAGGAACCTGCGGTTCAGGAAACCTGGGATGACGACAATTGGGGAGAGCCAGAACCCAAACAACTTCGCCAGCAACAACGGCGAGCAGAACCCCTCTACTATGGGGATGAGGAAGAAGATAACTGGAGCGAGGCGAGTGGGCGAGATCAGTATGACGATCGCTACCCAGAGAAATACGAAAAATATCCTGAACCCAAGGCTTACCAGGAAGCCTACGAAGATCTGGAGGATGATGCCTGGGCAGACCAGGAACAGAAAACCTATAACCCTCCCCGGGTCAATATTCCTGAGAAGCAAAAAGCGCCTGAGTACGAAGAAGAAGGCTATTAA
- a CDS encoding SET domain-containing protein, whose product MMHPHTELRFINESIGYGVFATRFIPKGTITWILDELDQKFDEFYFISLDPLLRERLLKYCYRDELGQYILCWDIARYVNHSFHSNCMATPYKFELAVRDIYPGEELTDDYGYFNLDKPFYCFPEPGTDRTRVMPDDILHYYREWDQKAADAMQSFNWVQQPLKHLLERKYIDKVHAIALGQEKMDSILACYFDRTAQFKAVS is encoded by the coding sequence ATGATGCATCCACATACAGAGCTTCGATTCATTAACGAATCAATCGGTTATGGTGTGTTTGCGACCAGATTCATTCCTAAAGGGACAATTACCTGGATTTTGGATGAATTGGATCAGAAATTTGATGAGTTCTACTTTATTTCATTAGATCCGCTGTTGCGGGAACGCTTACTCAAATATTGCTACCGGGATGAACTGGGACAATATATTTTGTGCTGGGATATCGCTCGCTATGTGAACCACAGTTTTCACTCAAATTGCATGGCAACCCCCTATAAATTTGAACTGGCAGTTAGGGATATTTATCCTGGGGAAGAACTCACCGATGACTATGGTTACTTTAATTTAGACAAACCCTTTTATTGCTTTCCTGAGCCAGGAACTGATCGAACCCGAGTCATGCCTGATGATATCCTGCACTATTATCGGGAGTGGGATCAAAAAGCAGCGGATGCGATGCAATCGTTTAACTGGGTTCAACAACCGCTGAAACATTTGCTTGAGCGTAAATATATTGATAAGGTTCATGCGATCGCCCTAGGACAGGAGAAAATGGACTCAATCTTAGCTTGCTACTTTGACCGCACTGCCCAATTCAAGGCGGTTAGCTAA
- a CDS encoding histidine kinase dimerization/phospho-acceptor domain-containing protein: protein MVGGSLVGLIGTSFLSYWELAKQSEAELRSNLQVKAENLEGDLNTFEYSTKLVADAVKTLYESGERREQVYVNLLDRSLRTSPLGTGLGFGQPPTNRLILPSRKFAYPYAARNPKDGAISAQGGEAQAKNFTESYFTQPIAAGRPIWLEPVAYLEDTLKPPKVLVSTAYALPFYSQKKELLGVLSQDLELGFLSKKLSVQVMRDAGYFILVSSKGGLIAYPPDPSIIYAADPQKTSGLKQFPQLNNYSGLWQRIQDNLKTGTGQGVTQWQDAGGKREYWAYQLIPNNDWVLMAVVPESVVLGPVVRFTAIGALGSILGVSVVLGGVVAAFVKRLNQRLQPIMDECNRLAETSAKSEELMNREDELGRLTISFYALLGQVTVNERRLRQEMAKSAQAFQVLQQTQAQLIQTEKMSGLGQLVAGVAHEINNPINFIYGNLPHATNYTQDLLKLIQLYDSKYGDSDPEIQSYREDIDLDFLVNDLKKMLDSMSIGADRIREIVLSLRNFSRLDEAEMKRVNIHEGIDSTLLILQNRLKESPGHPEIEVVKQYGKLPLVECYAGQLNQVFMNILSNAIDALDKFNQEQSVGDITTPPARITIITEMVNQQEAEAEEASGGSQESEAEKVEGRGQRAEGNTQSSVLSSHSSDSIQNSKFKIQNSPSPHPNSSLSAFTIMVQGFLSSIRLNCLTPSLPRSRSAREQGWGCRSAIRLW, encoded by the coding sequence GTGGTAGGCGGCTCCCTGGTCGGCTTGATCGGCACTTCCTTCCTATCCTACTGGGAACTTGCAAAACAATCGGAAGCAGAACTTCGATCGAATTTGCAAGTGAAGGCAGAGAACCTGGAAGGTGACCTTAACACGTTTGAATATTCCACAAAACTGGTTGCTGATGCGGTTAAAACGCTTTATGAATCAGGAGAACGACGGGAACAGGTTTATGTCAATCTCCTTGATCGCTCCCTCAGAACTTCACCCCTTGGAACAGGCTTAGGATTTGGGCAACCTCCGACCAATCGTTTGATTCTTCCTTCAAGGAAATTTGCCTATCCTTACGCTGCCCGCAATCCCAAGGACGGTGCGATTTCAGCCCAGGGGGGAGAAGCCCAGGCAAAAAACTTTACCGAAAGCTATTTCACCCAACCGATCGCTGCGGGTAGGCCAATTTGGCTCGAACCAGTTGCTTATCTAGAAGACACCCTGAAACCGCCCAAAGTTTTAGTTAGCACAGCCTATGCGCTCCCTTTTTACAGCCAAAAAAAGGAATTATTGGGGGTCTTAAGCCAGGATTTAGAACTGGGCTTTCTCAGCAAAAAACTATCTGTTCAGGTCATGCGGGATGCGGGATATTTTATCCTGGTTAGCTCTAAAGGGGGATTAATTGCCTACCCTCCTGACCCCTCAATTATCTATGCGGCTGATCCCCAAAAAACATCTGGACTGAAGCAATTTCCCCAACTCAACAACTACTCCGGGCTATGGCAGCGCATTCAAGATAATTTGAAGACAGGCACAGGGCAAGGGGTTACCCAATGGCAGGACGCTGGCGGTAAAAGAGAGTATTGGGCATATCAACTGATTCCCAATAATGATTGGGTGTTGATGGCAGTCGTTCCAGAATCCGTTGTTTTGGGTCCGGTTGTACGCTTTACAGCCATTGGCGCTTTAGGCTCGATTCTGGGCGTTTCGGTGGTACTGGGGGGGGTGGTGGCGGCGTTCGTGAAGCGGCTGAACCAGCGGTTGCAACCGATTATGGATGAATGTAATCGACTGGCGGAAACCAGCGCTAAGAGCGAAGAACTAATGAACCGGGAGGATGAATTGGGACGGCTAACAATTTCCTTCTACGCCCTACTGGGGCAAGTTACTGTGAATGAACGGCGGCTACGACAGGAAATGGCGAAATCGGCGCAGGCGTTCCAGGTACTTCAGCAAACCCAGGCCCAACTGATTCAGACGGAAAAAATGTCGGGTTTGGGCCAGCTTGTTGCGGGTGTTGCCCACGAAATCAATAATCCAATCAATTTCATCTACGGCAATTTGCCCCATGCTACAAATTACACCCAGGATTTGCTCAAGTTGATTCAGTTATACGACAGCAAATATGGCGATTCTGATCCAGAGATTCAGTCCTATCGGGAGGACATTGATCTAGATTTTCTGGTCAACGATCTCAAGAAAATGCTGGACTCCATGAGTATTGGAGCCGATCGAATTCGGGAAATTGTGTTGTCGTTGCGTAACTTCTCTCGCCTGGATGAAGCGGAGATGAAGCGGGTAAATATTCATGAAGGTATCGACAGCACATTGCTAATTCTGCAAAATCGCTTAAAGGAGAGCCCTGGGCATCCCGAAATTGAGGTGGTCAAGCAGTATGGCAAATTACCCCTGGTCGAGTGCTACGCGGGTCAGCTTAACCAGGTATTTATGAATATTTTGAGTAATGCGATCGACGCCTTGGATAAATTCAATCAGGAGCAATCAGTTGGAGACATTACGACCCCTCCAGCCAGGATTACGATTATTACCGAAATGGTGAATCAGCAAGAAGCAGAAGCGGAGGAGGCAAGCGGCGGGAGTCAGGAGTCAGAAGCGGAGAAGGTAGAGGGCAGAGGGCAGAGGGCAGAGGGAAATACTCAGTCTTCAGTGCTCAGTTCCCACTCTTCAGATTCAATTCAAAATTCAAAATTCAAAATTCAAAATTCTCCCTCCCCCCACCCCAATTCATCGCTATCCGCATTCACGATAATGGTCCAGGGATTCCTATCCAGCATCAGACTAAATTGTTTGACCCCTTCTTTACCACGAAGCCGATCGGCAAGGGAACAGGGCTGGGGTTGTCGATCAGCTATCAGATTGTGGTAG
- a CDS encoding ATP-binding protein translates to MQHQTKLFDPFFTTKPIGKGTGLGLSISYQIVVEKHQGLLKCISTLDQGTEFRIEIPIRHKETGRAGSD, encoded by the coding sequence ATCCAGCATCAGACTAAATTGTTTGACCCCTTCTTTACCACGAAGCCGATCGGCAAGGGAACAGGGCTGGGGTTGTCGATCAGCTATCAGATTGTGGTAGAAAAACATCAAGGTCTGCTGAAATGTATTTCCACGCTGGACCAGGGAACAGAGTTTCGGATTGAAATTCCGATTCGTCACAAAGAAACAGGCAGGGCAGGATCGGACTGA
- the dusB gene encoding tRNA dihydrouridine synthase DusB has product MLAFSHNLQARLSSPLKIGQLEVKSRVLQSPLSGVTDLVFRRLVRRHAPDSMMYTEMVHASGLRYMKQLPQIMEVDPNEQPISIQLFDCRPDFLAEAAQMAVAEGANTVDINMGCPVNKITKNGGGSSLLRDPRTAEAIVRAVVRAVDVPVTVKTRIGWTDQEITILEFAQRLQDAGAQMITVHGRTRAQGYNGPANWEWITRLKKILAIPVIANGDIFSVAAAVNCLEQTGADGVMCSRGTLGYPFLVGEVDHFLKTGREKAPPTSVERLQCAREHLWMLWEYKGDRGIQQARKHMTWYTKGFVGAAELRGQLSVIETVHHGLELIDRAIAHLMEHNSYEIAQSDPALPVSL; this is encoded by the coding sequence ATGCTGGCGTTTTCTCATAATTTGCAAGCTCGTCTGTCCAGCCCATTGAAAATTGGTCAGCTTGAGGTTAAGAGTCGGGTCTTACAATCGCCCCTATCGGGCGTGACCGACCTGGTCTTTCGGCGTCTGGTGCGCCGCCATGCACCCGACTCGATGATGTATACCGAGATGGTGCATGCATCCGGGTTGCGTTATATGAAGCAGCTTCCTCAAATAATGGAGGTAGATCCTAACGAGCAACCGATTAGCATCCAGTTGTTTGATTGTCGTCCCGACTTCCTGGCGGAGGCAGCGCAGATGGCAGTTGCCGAAGGGGCAAATACCGTGGACATCAACATGGGCTGCCCCGTGAACAAAATCACCAAAAATGGAGGAGGTTCTTCCCTATTACGCGATCCTCGAACAGCAGAGGCGATCGTGCGGGCAGTGGTACGGGCAGTCGATGTTCCAGTTACGGTAAAAACCCGGATTGGCTGGACTGATCAGGAGATTACCATTCTGGAGTTTGCCCAACGCCTGCAAGATGCTGGAGCACAGATGATTACCGTGCATGGACGCACCCGTGCTCAGGGGTATAACGGACCTGCCAATTGGGAATGGATTACCCGCTTGAAGAAAATTCTTGCCATTCCGGTGATTGCCAATGGGGATATTTTCTCCGTGGCGGCAGCCGTCAATTGTTTGGAGCAAACAGGGGCAGATGGGGTGATGTGTTCACGGGGAACCCTTGGCTACCCCTTTCTCGTAGGAGAAGTAGACCACTTCCTCAAAACGGGCAGGGAAAAAGCTCCGCCGACCTCTGTGGAGCGTTTGCAGTGCGCCCGTGAGCATTTGTGGATGCTGTGGGAGTATAAGGGCGATCGCGGCATTCAGCAGGCACGCAAACATATGACCTGGTATACCAAAGGCTTTGTCGGTGCAGCGGAACTACGGGGCCAACTGAGCGTAATTGAAACGGTTCATCATGGGTTGGAGCTAATTGATCGGGCGATCGCCCATTTAATGGAGCACAATTCCTACGAGATTGCTCAGTCCGATCCTGCCCTGCCTGTTTCTTTGTGA
- a CDS encoding glycosyltransferase family 9 protein, with protein MRIVAFVPGGIGDQILFFPTLDSLKQIYPEAQLDVVVEPRAKDAYRVAKSVKTTIPFDFKDRNSLADWGNLLGVVREREYDVAISLGQRWTVGLLLWLTGIPVRVGYAGSPGEVFLTNPVPLKPDQYAANLYHDLLKGLGINTPCPEIAISVPVKDIDWADAERKRLGIQNSGYVLIHGGSSQLAKQKGIDKIYPVESWLGIVQDFQQRQPELPIVVIQGPEDREFVQTLLAANSGLKVTSPEDVGKLAAMIAGANLLISTDSAPMHLAVAVKTYTLALFGPTEPKRLLPESDRFVGIKSLTGQMTDIAPQTVLEKIWGGR; from the coding sequence ATGAGAATAGTAGCCTTCGTCCCTGGCGGGATTGGCGATCAAATCTTATTCTTCCCAACTCTGGATAGCCTGAAGCAAATTTATCCTGAGGCTCAGCTCGATGTCGTTGTTGAGCCTAGGGCGAAGGATGCTTACCGAGTAGCGAAGTCTGTAAAGACCACGATCCCCTTTGATTTCAAAGACCGAAATAGTCTGGCAGATTGGGGGAATCTGTTGGGTGTGGTGCGTGAGCGTGAATATGATGTTGCCATTTCCCTGGGGCAACGTTGGACGGTTGGGCTTTTGCTTTGGTTAACAGGAATTCCGGTTAGAGTTGGCTACGCGGGTAGCCCTGGAGAAGTTTTCTTGACGAATCCCGTGCCGCTGAAACCGGATCAGTACGCGGCCAATTTGTATCACGATCTGCTGAAGGGTTTGGGAATCAATACCCCTTGTCCTGAAATCGCGATCAGTGTGCCAGTTAAAGATATTGATTGGGCAGATGCGGAACGTAAACGACTGGGAATTCAAAACAGTGGTTATGTTTTGATTCATGGAGGATCGAGTCAATTAGCCAAACAAAAGGGAATTGATAAGATTTATCCTGTGGAAAGTTGGCTTGGAATTGTTCAGGACTTTCAGCAGCGCCAGCCAGAGTTGCCGATCGTCGTCATCCAGGGACCGGAAGACAGGGAGTTTGTCCAGACGTTACTTGCAGCTAATTCGGGGTTAAAAGTAACTTCCCCTGAGGATGTGGGCAAACTGGCTGCAATGATTGCTGGGGCCAATCTCCTGATATCTACGGATAGTGCGCCTATGCATTTAGCCGTGGCTGTGAAGACCTACACCCTGGCGTTGTTTGGTCCGACCGAGCCGAAACGGTTGCTGCCTGAGAGCGATCGCTTTGTCGGGATCAAGTCCCTGACTGGGCAAATGACAGACATTGCGCCCCAGACGGTTTTGGAAAAAATTTGGGGAGGTCGGTAA
- the ispD gene encoding 2-C-methyl-D-erythritol 4-phosphate cytidylyltransferase → MYLLIPAAGSGRRMGSSRNKLLLPLLDRPLLFWTLSAAKASESIRWVGLIGQPEDFQDFKEIVVALSMTKFVHFIPGGSTRQESVYKGLQALPAVAERVLIHDGARCLITPALFDHCAREISQCPGLIAAVPVKDTIKVVESATHLVSGTLDRGQLWAAQTPKGFEVERLTQCHIEGNRQGWEVTDDAALFEQCGYPVKIVSGEETNLKVTTPVDLAIAEFILRQRNRR, encoded by the coding sequence GTGTACCTTCTCATTCCAGCCGCCGGATCAGGTCGCCGTATGGGCAGCAGTCGTAATAAATTGTTACTTCCCTTGCTCGATCGTCCCCTCCTTTTCTGGACACTTTCCGCCGCAAAAGCTTCTGAGTCCATTCGCTGGGTTGGGTTAATTGGTCAACCAGAAGATTTTCAGGACTTTAAGGAAATCGTGGTTGCTCTCTCAATGACCAAATTTGTTCACTTTATCCCTGGAGGCTCGACCCGCCAGGAGTCCGTTTATAAAGGGTTGCAAGCGTTACCAGCTGTCGCCGAAAGAGTTTTGATCCATGATGGAGCAAGATGTTTGATTACACCTGCGCTATTTGACCACTGTGCCAGAGAAATTTCCCAGTGCCCTGGCTTAATCGCGGCTGTTCCCGTTAAAGATACGATCAAGGTTGTTGAATCCGCTACCCATCTAGTATCGGGAACCCTCGATCGCGGTCAACTATGGGCAGCCCAAACCCCTAAGGGGTTTGAGGTCGAACGGCTGACCCAGTGCCACATCGAAGGCAATCGTCAGGGATGGGAGGTGACTGATGATGCAGCTCTGTTTGAGCAATGCGGTTACCCGGTCAAAATCGTGTCAGGGGAAGAGACCAACCTGAAAGTAACAACGCCTGTCGATCTTGCGATCGCCGAATTTATTTTGCGGCAGCGAAATAGGCGCTGA
- a CDS encoding VanZ family protein, with amino-acid sequence MDFDRTMRKLAGNPGLVIAVGSFLGIAIITLYPFNFSVQEDSLWHQLVGSLQRPSNLVDQIANVLLFIPWGFGLGWHIRKKTRLTGAITLVSVLIFSFGFSLSIELLQTFLPTRTSSLSDVLTNTLGGVFGCLSFYWWVGGIDRKVYWICQKSLSRLTIKPLAIGFIGYFLLVSLIILGSQNLVNLNRWDVNFPLLLGNEQTGDRPWKGTISEVAIANKAITGKALVQLLKAKKAADVLGDSLLAEYLLEGKGNYSDLMGRSPNLVWRGSSEGSTVRSGVSLSPQHWLTTLDPAKFINQQIQKSSEFTLSLIAASSDQAQTGPARIFSLSQDALNRNLTIGQEGQDLTVRLRTSFSGDNGRHPEMYFGNIFKDTAVHHFVIVYANAILRVYVDNSQRLQTSELSPDATLLSYLLPPKIHQGKIVEIVHSLMIFVPLAFLLALISTLVKGNLLFYCLLMMGGSLVPAILLEMLWCNQSAQSLRVENLMINIFISLITFWATRLLIRWAFLDTTKNSVEKADSF; translated from the coding sequence ATGGATTTCGACAGAACCATGAGGAAGTTAGCAGGGAACCCAGGTTTGGTCATTGCTGTTGGAAGCTTTCTAGGGATTGCAATTATTACCTTGTACCCCTTTAACTTTTCTGTTCAAGAAGATTCTTTATGGCATCAATTGGTAGGTAGTTTGCAGCGCCCCAGTAATTTGGTTGACCAAATTGCCAATGTGCTACTTTTTATACCCTGGGGATTTGGTTTAGGTTGGCATATCCGGAAAAAAACACGGCTGACGGGGGCTATAACACTGGTTAGTGTTTTAATTTTCAGTTTTGGGTTTTCCTTAAGTATTGAGCTATTACAAACCTTTTTACCTACAAGAACTTCTAGTCTGAGTGATGTTTTAACAAACACTTTGGGAGGAGTATTTGGCTGTCTTAGCTTCTATTGGTGGGTAGGAGGAATAGATAGGAAAGTTTATTGGATTTGCCAGAAAAGCTTAAGTCGATTGACTATTAAACCGTTAGCAATAGGGTTTATCGGCTATTTTCTACTCGTTTCCTTGATTATACTGGGGTCACAAAATCTTGTTAATCTCAATCGTTGGGATGTTAACTTTCCGTTATTACTTGGCAATGAACAAACCGGCGATCGCCCCTGGAAAGGAACCATTTCTGAAGTTGCGATCGCCAACAAAGCGATTACTGGAAAAGCTCTAGTACAGCTTCTAAAAGCAAAAAAAGCTGCTGATGTTCTAGGAGATTCTTTATTAGCTGAATACCTTTTAGAAGGGAAAGGCAACTATTCAGATTTAATGGGGCGTTCTCCCAATCTTGTGTGGCGGGGAAGCTCTGAAGGTTCAACTGTTCGCTCAGGGGTTTCTTTATCACCCCAGCATTGGTTAACAACCCTAGATCCAGCAAAATTTATCAATCAACAAATCCAAAAAAGTTCTGAGTTTACTTTAAGTTTAATCGCTGCAAGTTCGGATCAAGCTCAAACTGGACCCGCTCGAATCTTTTCACTTTCTCAGGATGCGCTTAATCGAAATTTGACGATCGGTCAAGAGGGTCAGGATTTAACCGTTCGCCTTCGTACTTCTTTTTCTGGGGACAATGGAAGGCATCCAGAAATGTATTTTGGCAACATCTTTAAGGATACCGCTGTCCACCATTTTGTAATTGTTTATGCCAACGCAATCCTGCGGGTATACGTAGATAATAGCCAACGTTTGCAAACATCAGAACTATCTCCCGATGCTACGTTACTGAGCTACCTGCTTCCTCCCAAGATTCACCAAGGAAAGATTGTTGAGATTGTTCATTCCCTGATGATCTTTGTGCCATTGGCTTTTCTTTTAGCACTGATTAGCACCCTGGTAAAAGGGAATTTATTATTCTACTGCCTGTTAATGATGGGAGGCAGTTTGGTACCTGCAATCCTGTTAGAAATGCTTTGGTGTAATCAGAGCGCCCAGTCTCTTCGAGTAGAAAATTTGATGATCAACATTTTCATTTCTCTGATTACTTTTTGGGCAACAAGATTACTGATTCGATGGGCTTTTCTGGACACAACGAAAAATTCTGTTGAAAAAGCCGATAGTTTCTAA
- a CDS encoding PIG-L deacetylase family protein — protein sequence MKVQSPRTLLCSFYRYLMGHLSHELDPIDLQKSAIIFSPHEDDETLGCGGTLLLKKKLGAAVKVVFMTDGCRSHSHLISKNELRLIRAQEAVSACEVLGIDKKDVIFLNFEDGCLSQHQEIAIDKVAQILLAYQPEQVFIPYHKEGHLDHTITNSIVLTAVRMHGLDVTVYEYPVWFWFHWPWVSLWGKKWEIKSAIKNTISAGFGLRLLKDFRTSVSIGNVLHLKRAALEKHQTQMTQFLPDPTWSTLRDVSQGRFLDCLLQEREFFYRYEQLNENDLLNRNR from the coding sequence ATGAAAGTGCAATCTCCTCGAACTCTTCTTTGTTCCTTTTATAGGTATTTAATGGGTCACTTATCTCATGAGCTAGACCCGATCGATTTACAGAAATCTGCAATTATTTTTTCACCCCACGAGGATGATGAAACCCTTGGTTGTGGTGGAACTCTTCTGCTTAAGAAGAAACTAGGAGCCGCTGTCAAGGTTGTCTTTATGACAGACGGTTGTCGATCGCACAGCCATTTGATCTCTAAGAACGAATTGAGATTAATTCGTGCCCAGGAAGCAGTATCTGCCTGCGAGGTGCTCGGGATTGATAAAAAGGACGTTATCTTTCTGAATTTTGAGGATGGATGTTTGAGCCAGCACCAGGAGATTGCTATTGATAAAGTTGCTCAGATTCTTCTTGCATATCAACCTGAACAGGTCTTTATTCCCTATCACAAGGAGGGGCACTTAGATCATACGATTACCAACTCGATCGTGTTAACTGCGGTCAGAATGCATGGACTTGATGTAACCGTTTATGAATATCCGGTATGGTTTTGGTTCCATTGGCCGTGGGTAAGTTTATGGGGGAAAAAATGGGAAATTAAATCTGCTATCAAAAATACTATATCAGCGGGATTTGGGTTGCGGTTACTCAAAGATTTTCGTACCTCAGTTTCAATTGGTAATGTCCTGCATCTTAAACGCGCCGCTTTAGAAAAGCATCAAACTCAAATGACACAATTCTTACCCGATCCAACCTGGTCAACACTTAGGGATGTTTCACAGGGAAGATTTTTGGATTGTCTGTTGCAGGAGCGAGAGTTTTTCTACCGCTATGAGCAATTGAATGAGAACGATCTTTTGAATCGAAACAGGTAA
- a CDS encoding glycosyltransferase family 4 protein, with the protein MKIAFVNQPWTDAVPSPTGDSVGIWTYNTARQLAISHEIVTYGEKRSVFNKTNQMHEGICYRGSLTKIDRWVLNKIVSKFNQISQRLDLANADCPFIISKHFYLTYILQIARDLAQQNCDLVHIHNFSQFIPIIRAFNPKIKIVLHMHCEWLSQFNYLLLERRLKQADLIIGCSEYITEKIQSRFPFFKDRCKTIYNGVDIGNFSQESKIDLLVRQTNPVRDNPSQLSQETHFREILFVGRISPEKGIHVLLDAFHQVIQSWPHTRLRIIGSEVVAAKEWVFGASNEPESLGLSEFYLGSYLEKLKHRMSADINNRVVFTGYVSHEELPIYYKNATIVVNPSLSEAFGMSLVESMACGIPVIAARVGGMTSIIQQGETGVLVEPNNPSVLAHAICELLSNEDLRKSMGQAGRQRALALFSWSKVAESLEAEYKNICKPYESAISSNSSLFLL; encoded by the coding sequence GTGAAAATTGCCTTTGTTAATCAACCCTGGACTGATGCAGTCCCCTCTCCAACTGGGGATTCAGTTGGGATCTGGACTTACAATACTGCCCGCCAACTTGCCATTTCCCATGAGATTGTTACTTATGGCGAGAAGAGATCTGTGTTCAACAAAACTAACCAAATGCATGAAGGAATTTGCTATAGAGGTTCCCTGACGAAGATCGATCGATGGGTACTCAACAAAATTGTTAGCAAATTTAATCAAATTTCACAGCGCTTAGATCTCGCTAATGCTGACTGCCCATTTATTATTTCCAAACACTTCTACTTAACATATATCCTTCAAATCGCAAGGGATTTAGCCCAGCAAAACTGTGATCTGGTACATATTCATAACTTCTCTCAATTTATTCCAATCATTCGAGCTTTTAATCCAAAAATAAAAATTGTTTTACACATGCATTGCGAATGGCTATCCCAATTTAATTATTTGCTTCTAGAGAGGCGGCTTAAGCAGGCTGACCTGATCATTGGCTGTAGTGAGTACATTACTGAAAAAATTCAAAGCAGGTTCCCTTTCTTCAAAGACCGCTGTAAGACAATATACAACGGAGTTGATATAGGAAATTTTTCTCAGGAATCCAAAATAGATCTACTCGTCAGGCAGACTAATCCTGTCAGGGATAACCCATCTCAATTGAGCCAGGAAACCCATTTCAGAGAAATTTTGTTTGTCGGTAGAATTTCGCCCGAAAAAGGAATACATGTACTGTTAGACGCTTTTCATCAAGTGATTCAGAGTTGGCCACATACCAGGCTTAGGATCATTGGTTCGGAAGTAGTAGCGGCTAAGGAATGGGTTTTCGGTGCCAGTAATGAGCCTGAATCCTTAGGGTTATCTGAATTCTATTTGGGGAGCTATCTAGAAAAACTGAAGCACAGAATGTCAGCAGACATTAACAACCGCGTTGTGTTTACGGGTTATGTCTCCCATGAAGAATTGCCGATCTACTACAAAAATGCAACGATCGTGGTTAATCCCTCTTTAAGTGAAGCGTTTGGGATGAGTCTGGTCGAGAGTATGGCCTGTGGTATTCCGGTGATTGCCGCACGAGTTGGAGGTATGACCTCCATCATTCAGCAGGGTGAAACAGGCGTTTTAGTGGAGCCAAATAATCCCTCTGTATTGGCTCATGCAATTTGCGAACTGCTTTCGAATGAAGATCTTAGAAAATCGATGGGACAAGCCGGGCGGCAGAGAGCGCTTGCTTTGTTTTCCTGGTCAAAAGTTGCTGAAAGTCTTGAAGCTGAGTACAAAAATATTTGTAAGCCCTATGAAAGTGCAATCTCCTCGAACTCTTCTTTGTTCCTTTTATAG